Proteins encoded in a region of the Zea mays cultivar B73 chromosome 2, Zm-B73-REFERENCE-NAM-5.0, whole genome shotgun sequence genome:
- the LOC100276169 gene encoding uncharacterized LOC100276169, whose translation MSAPRRRMATASPSLRFLGLLKQPDDASSQSHGVQELELDERDVVWSSGSATSSSSTSAASSPSPTASPTASLGRPISASSRHFPAGSMGLSALLADADDHHAPTAPVPAAARPEKQHAPRPCHQSAPVAVPAWPKAMTAADRRRREAELQAADDEDDDGEPVVPPHEMAARRAAAAASVMEGAGRTLKGRDLRRVRNAVWRTTGFLDL comes from the coding sequence ATGTCCGCGCCGCGTCGCCGCATGGCCACTGCCTCCCCGTCGCTCCGCTTCCTCGGCCTGCTCAAGCAACCCGACGACGCCAGCTCCCAGTCCCACGGCGTCCAGGAGCTGGAGCTCGACGAGCGCGACGTCGTCTGGTCCTCCGGCAGCGCGACCTCCTCGTCCTCGACCTCCGCGGCCTCCTCGCCGTCCCCGACCGCGTCCCCGACCGCCAGCCTCGGGAGGCCGATTTCCGCCTCGTCCCGCCACTTCCCCGCCGGCAGCATGGGGCTGTCCGCGCTCCTCGCCGACGCCGACGACCACCACGCGCCCACCGCGCCCGTCCCGGCCGCCGCGCGCCCGGAGAAGCAGCACGCCCCGCGCCCGTGCCACCAGTCGGCCCCCGTCGCCGTGCCGGCCTGGCCCAAGGCGATGACGGCCGCGGACAGGCGCCGCCGCGAAGCGGAGCTGCAGGCCGCggacgacgaggacgacgacggcgAGCCCGTGGTGCCGCCGCACGAGATGGCCGCGCGGCGCGCTGCGGCGGCGGCGTCGGTCATGGAAGGCGCCGGACgcacactcaagggacgcgacctccggCGCGTGCGCAACGCCGTGTGGCGCACCACCGGCTTCCTCGACCTGTGA